The DNA segment CAACAACAaaagaatattttattatttttataaatattttaaaagataaataatattttttatttttatttttttatttactaaCTGCATTTTAGTTATGTATTTttgtataaattttatatttaattgaaattaagtataagtaggattaagaattttaaatttatatgaattctaaaatgaaaaattttaaatttatataaactttaaaattaatttcagtaatgaaaatataattataattaatagataaattaataatattttgtattttttatttattaatttcttattttagttaattacttcttatagaattttatatttaattaaaattaaatataactatgattaagaattttaaatttatatgaaccttaaaattaataattttaaatttatataaactttaaaattaattttcataataaaaatataataataataattaattttaaaaatgaaaagcAATTTAGGTAAAACGAATATTCCCTCCTcccttcataataataataataataataataataatagattgattgtatttttattttttacttattaattttttattttaattaattatttattataaaattttatatttaattaaaattaagtataagtaggactcataattttaaatttatatgacttttaaaattaaaaattttaaatttatataaaaattaaaattaatttaaataataaaaatataattgtaattaatttaaaaataaataatatttttgacaAAGCCAATATTTATCTTctttcatttatatataatatagattatgtgaaaatataattaaacttATTTTTTGAGATGAAGACAATAATTTAAATATGAAACTTTAATCGAAAAATCTGTTATATCactatatttttatttgaatccATTAAATTCTTTACATTTAATGTACGTAAAGAATtgcattattttaaaattataaaaacaaaaatttcataaaaatttctcATATTGTGGTAAAATAAGATTTTTTGAAACATTACTAtgtatataaaaaagaaaaaaaaaagattttttaaTGTGCAAATTATAGAATAAAAATTATTAGTTTTActgacaaaattaattaaaattgttaaaattgaaaatcTACTTTTAATCAATTGGATAAATTAATGGAAatcactaaaattaaaattattaaattaatttcagtttttttttttgtaattagacctatttaatttaatgttattacaataaaattattaattttctatGAGTGATATCAAAGTAAAGATAATTTTTTATTACTATGCTTTTTTTATCTTTCATTTATAATCaactatattaattaaaatttgttttatgaatttcaatattttttttaattgttactGTGAATTGGTGCTagaataattattgttattaaaaaaatttatgttgCAATATTacccaaaaaaaaattataatatatttttagtatTTGCTAAAGTAATAATCTAAAATTTTGTTATTTGTGTTGCTAAAATGTTTTTTCTTTCTATTAGCTTGATTAATAatatttagattttgataaatagaattagaaattttaaatttaaattatttttgaatcaTCATTTATAGATTTTACTTTTTATTCAGAACGAGCAATTATTtgataaaaatcataaaaattaaaatataatttatgacCTATATAATgttatttttattaatcaaaatatataattaaaaaatcaaaaagtCATTTACATATAAATTGATTAGTGAtatgttaaaataatttattgaaatataGGCTACATATTAACTTATTTTcactttctctaattttttttaaaaagttttattatattaaattattttattattaatatttacatgatctatttttaattattttgttaattttttataatataaatttataagaagcaataattatgaattattaaaatcacaaattttatattgtaaatgtttaactaacttatatatatatatatatatatatatatatatatatatatatatatatatatatatatatatatatatataacctctCTAAGACTTGAGATTAGATTTGCATGTGTTTTTGATAATAACTCATTTAAAATACAACAGTTATAGCTTTGTTAATTCCATAGTTGTTATTTgttgatttataatttaataaaatacaattacataaataaaatgtttaaattataaattatattactTATTTTTTACCTCATTATtaatctaaattatttttttttagtctATTACGGTTGATATGTGATCTTATATGACCTTTTTGAAGTACCATGGCATGAatgctccattttttttttcttcgagtaaatttattaaaataatttgagataattcttttatatAAGTTGATATGTTGATTAatctaaaataagaaaaaataaaaaatatataagagTTTTATTATAcaagataaattataattgacaaataatattaaaaaataaaatatgaataaattatttttagaatCAGATTAGTTATAAATAGCAGGTCACATATTATTGTGATTTAGGATTCTATCTGGTTTATATTAAAAAGGTGTTCAAAATGtttacattaattattttttaattacaaaGGTAACTTATCATTAATAAATTAACAATATGTTTACtcgagggtaaattttttttttaaagttaaatGTGGTAAATTAAGTATatccaaccaaaaatgaaaaataatatctGAGTATTGATAGGCTTGTTGTTGGATGATATTGGCCCAACTCGCAAATTGTTGAACGATATGACCATTGACCAAGCACGGCCCAGATCAAAACTTCGCTCAAGTTCAAATTGAAGTTttcgcaaaaaaaaaaaaaacaaaagggaATAGACGATTATACCCCCAGCTCAATGTTGCCCTagaaaatttttgtatgatgaaaGGCTGAGATGTGATGGCACTTAAAAATCTAACGGCCGACATATCTCATCCAACTCCTTTATATACATCCTCATAAGACCCGCAGCATCCTCTACTCGTACTCGCAGCATCCTCTCGTCTCGCGCCCTCTACTAGTAGCAGCGCGTTTTCTAGGGTTTCTGATTTCTGCAAAGGCGGTTAACAGAAAAAATGGTGAGTTGAATTGTCTCAGGTGGATTCATCTTTGTTTTAATAAGTAACTTTCATGTATTATTGTTCCTTATTGGCCTTCTCATGTCATTCTGTTGTGATTCTTGCAGGTTCTTCAAAACGATATCGATTTGCTCAATCCTCCAGCTGAACTGGAGAAGAGGAAGCACAAGCTAAAGCGTCTCGTGCAGTCTCCTAACTCATTCTTCATGGTAAAGTTCTATTTGTAAATCAATAATTGGGTCTTTTTTTCCATGTTGATTGTGTGATCACATAAGATTAGATATTTGATATGTATGCTTTTTTGGATTTTGTACTGGGGCAGGATGTGAAGTGCCAGGGCTGCTTCAATATGTaagtttttttcttttaaatgttGTTATTTAGCTATTCCTACTATTTTAACTGATCAAGACTTTAGGATTGGTCTTTTCAATAGTTAAGCTTATTTTGTTGTTAAAAAAAATTGTGTTGCAGAACTACTGTGTTCAGTCATTCCCAAACTGTGGTCGTCTGTGGCAATTGCCAGACCGTCTTGTGCCAGCCAACCGGTGGGCGTGCAAGGCTTACAGAAGGTTGCTCTTTCAGGAGAAAGGGTGATTGAAGATGATATGCTCGCACTGCCTATTGGTGGTAAATGTTTGTTGAGTTCTTTTTAAGGGATGATGGTGACAGCAAATGAGAGCTCTTCTGGGTTTTGATTCTGATGTGGAATTTTGTTAGCACAAAGATTATAGAcctcttatttatattttaggaTTGTTATCTGATTTTGGTTTGTTGCACTGTAATTTGGTTTCATTTGACAAACTAAGTTTATATTATTATCCTTTTGCACTTTTCTAAATGTTTGTACGTGTTGTTTCTTTGTTGCTGCTATGTCTTGTTAGGTTAACTCTTATGTTATCTTATTATGACCAATGCCAGTTTTGGAAATTTGATTGGTCTTCTAATTTTGCATATAGTGAAAAACTGCCTTTTCTTTTTCTGTGTTATAGTCTTTGTTGCAAGGTCTCGTCACTCCTGTAATTTGTTGATTCTTAAAGAATGGATATTACTTTTGCTAGGATAATAATATTCCCATGAAATGCTGTTTATTGTTTTGGTTAGTAAAAAAATTCCCCATGGATCTTGGTATGATAGAGCATAATTTCACCTAGTTGTGTTTTGCTTCAAGTGATTGTGTATGACCTTAAATTGCGTGTGTAAAAGATAAACATCACTTTAAATGTTGATTCGGCATGAACTTTCTTGGGAATAGCGAATTGCTTGTTTGGATGATTAGTCGCATGAAATTCTGACTTATCACTAGTTATACAACTTTTGAATTATTAATACTTGAGTTTTAGTACTTCTTTGATCTTCATTTGCAATGATTTGTATTCTGTTTCCTCACTCTTGTGGTTTTCTAGTGAACATTTAAAGTTCTTTTCATTCAACCCAAACTTTTATAGAAGCAGTTTAAGTTTTCAGTTAGCGGGTCTGTATATATACTCTCTGGTATTTCTTTCTGATTTGAAATTTTGGCTGTTGTTTTTCTCTGTATCGAGGCATTGAGGGTGCTGATTTTTGTATCTTTCCCCAGCAGTAATATTtattggtgttattgattggcgctTCATCCTGTGTTTCCTGGCCATACCTAGTGTGGGTAATGTTTGGGTGGGCAGTATATTGGATTTCTTCTATCTGGAAGATGCATCATTTTAAATGCTTCATCTTTAGTAGTATTCCATGTGGGAATGATATCTGATTTAGTGGGTGCATTATTGATTGTTCTTCTAGTTTGGTAGCAAGAGGGATAATTGAATTGACTGTGTCATTAGACATCTTAGCTTTGTGGAACGGTGAGAAGTTTTAAGTGTCTCCTAGAGTTTTAGCAACTAGTTTGGGAAGATGAGAATTGATCAATTGAATGCTTCTCTGGATTTTCTGTGTTATGATGTGTGTTGTAGATATCTTCTGTTGCTTTGGAATTATGATCTTGGGTTTGGTTTGACACTGTTGCTGCTGTGAAAAAACACTATTTTTAATATGTTTGAAGCTAGtaaaaactatttaaaaaaaagcatattatttaaaatttatagaggcatattattttgtaattaactatttattagcatttttatttttatagttatctattatttaaataaaaagataattgtattttttaattatatattattcaagGTGCcttttatggttattttgattctAATTTGTTTCTAATTTCACCATTGGattaaattttcataattcatgtaATGGTAGTTATTTATAAAGTGAGATGTAATATGTAAAAAATAAAGTTCCTATGCAAACTCTCACTATTTTAAgtacaaattttaatataaaataaattattatttaaatataaaattttaatggaAGAATTATTTTGTTGATGGTGATGAAATAAAATCTTGGCGATTAAATTATTTCGCTCAAAAGTTATTGGAACTAATTTATAGTTATTGAAAGATTTCAATGTGTAATTTGTGTTTTATCCAAAATTAACAGGTTGGTATTTTATTTCTTTGATTGAGTTGAAAGTTTTGCTTCTCGGTGTTaatttgttgaaaaaaaaaaaagaaactttcGATTCCTTCACTTCTGTTTTGTATTCTTTTATccccatttatttttctttaaattttctccTCATGACTGGAGTCTTGTCCTTTCCTTTTCCTTCTCTCTTTGCTTTCTCAACATAATTTCTCTTTGGCTCTTCTTTTTGCGCAAGAGAATTAATTAACCAGGGATGAGATTATCTTTTGTTATCGGTTTAGTGAATTAGCTGTTACTGTTGTTAATGGTTTGCATCTTGGCTGTTGCTGTTACTGGTTACCGAAAGCGTAACAGGAGTTgcacaacctttttttttttttttattattctttgTTTTGgaatttgaaaataaatttagCAATGCATTTTTGAGATTATTCAAGGGTTTTCATGTTTCATTTTAGTTTTCTGTTCAAGTTAATTCCCATTTagtttgattcaatttaatttcttaataaaATCAGTTTTATATTTTAGATGTCTTACAATTGTTCATTTTATTTTCAAGCTGTTAATCAGTAAAATTATTTTCACAGCAAATAAGATAATTCGGCTTATTTGATGTGATGGATTCGTTCAGATGAGTAGTTATCTTTTGTTTGATTTGTTTTGCGTTGCTTAAGATTTCTCAATGATACAAGCGGCATTGACGCTGGTCGTGGTTGGAGTCTAATTTGCCATTCCTTAAATTTGATATCAAAATAACGACTCCAGCTAAACCTAGTGTGGTAGAGTTTGTTAGAAGTGTTGAAGAAGGTAAGTGGGGTTTAAAAGCGACGTAATGAATCTAGTCCTCTCATTTTACACGGTTAATTATTGGATGTACTGCAGCACTAAAAAAAATagtgtttattaatatttttaaaaagataAAATTCATATTTTTCAAGGAGGAAAGTATGTGTGTTGGATAATAATCTCCCGTTTTAGACAATAAACAGGGAAGGGAACCGGGGATATAGAACCGCATTGGGGTATATAAATACAGCACAGATAGTGTTTAAACTATCTTTAGCGTGGGCCTCTAGCTTGTTCTGGAAATTTGGCTCTCATTTCCATTGTATCATTACCGTAATTAAAATGGAGGACTGGGCGTCTTTTACAGGGAACATGACTAAACAGCCAGCTACCCAAGATCGCTATGCTGAAAAGAGAATAAGAGATCCACGTTGAATCTCAATCTCTACATATTACTTCCAAAAGCCCCCAGCAAAGGCGTTAACCAACCTTATTATTAATCTAAgctgttccttttttttttataattattttccatacttatttattattttgaaaaaaaattaaggagtattaattatttttttttaattttattttttttctaaacataataattatttatataatttcttaaattttattttatcaactgctttttctttgttttaattaGATGAGAGTAATTTAATTAAAGTAAGAAATATACAAAAATTTTAGGGCAAAAgttataaaaaattcaaaattttgcgattatagttattttttttttatcaattttagcaTAATTTGAAAGTTTAGTATTTATTATCGTCTGATCAAAATTAGGGATTGGGAAGTGTTGATGTGTCGGCTGatgtgaaaaaaattattttttaatatattattattgacATGATAGATGATATGgtaaaacttttatttttttgttggcgtggtaaaaatattattattttatatattattgatatgacataattttaataattaaaaaaattctaaacttttcgatttttattaattataataaattctataagtttattttatttatagttaATTGACTAATTTTGATCTAACTTgatcaaaaattaatattttattacctaataaaattgtaaaatgaatatttatatcacttagtataattaaaaaaaaaaaaaatttcccccTCTCTCTCCCCtcgtatttttttatttatttaaaaattaaaaattcatgtTGAAAAGTCAATAACAACAATATTCATCATTttagcaataataataataataataagcatatGTTGAATGCTTATATATTATTGgatgagatatatatatatatatatatatatatatatataaatataaggatattTTTTAGATAGATAAAGAGAAATAGGGAGAGGTAGGTATGGGAATATTATTTAGAGGGAGAAAGATGGGTGGAGGgtgtatatatacatattattggatgacaatgagagagagagagatgggtgaagagatatttttaattttacaaaaataataatttatctattttcataaataaatttcataaataccaaaaaaaaaagagataggaaaattttattttttgttatgctaaatgatataaatatttatttttttacagtTGTACtcagtaataaaatattaatttgacCAAATTAGATAAAAATTAATCAAATGGCCACAAAATGAAACAAATTTATATAATTGGTTATAATTGGCAAAAGTCGGaaagttttgaatttttttaattattaaaattatcacatcagtaataatatataaaataataatattttaccaTATCAACCATTACGTCATCAAGAACGAAAAAATTTGTGCCATGTCACTGT comes from the Hevea brasiliensis isolate MT/VB/25A 57/8 chromosome 5, ASM3005281v1, whole genome shotgun sequence genome and includes:
- the LOC110664902 gene encoding 40S ribosomal protein S27-2, which translates into the protein MVLQNDIDLLNPPAELEKRKHKLKRLVQSPNSFFMDVKCQGCFNITTVFSHSQTVVVCGNCQTVLCQPTGGRARLTEGCSFRRKGD